The following coding sequences are from one Archocentrus centrarchus isolate MPI-CPG fArcCen1 chromosome 4, fArcCen1, whole genome shotgun sequence window:
- the LOC115778627 gene encoding leukocyte elastase inhibitor-like, translating into MSSVSSSNTVFALELFRTLSQANPAGNIFVSPLSISSALAMVYLGAKGDTAAQMAKVLSFSSGEGVHADLQKLNADISSPSASYILKLANRLYGENTAHFLPTFLEATQKYYQADLKAVDFIGAPEACRAEINSWVEQQTENKIKELLKPGTVSSETKLALVNAIYFKGNWKSPFDKADTKEMPFKVKQNMTVPVQMMYQMETLPYNHIRDHGLQILELPYVDEELSMFILLPDESSDGSDALLKLENELTQERLDEWTNRNNMDVESEVFLHLPKFKLEEDYELNEPLTQLGMKDVFCGGRADLSGMNGEGGLFLSTVAHKAFVEVNEEGTEAAAATGGIVMLCSMPRLVQFTADHPFLFFIRHNQTKSILFLGRFSSPQ; encoded by the exons ATGTCCTCCGTCAGCAGCTCAAACACAGTTTTTGCCTTGGAGCTGTTCCGCACTCTGAGCCAAGCAAACCCTGCTGGGAACATCTTTGTCTCTCCTCTGAGCATCAGCTCAGCCCTGGCCATGGTCTACCTGGGAGCCAAAGGCGACACCGCTGCTCAGATGGCAAAG GTCCTCTCATTCAGCTCAGGTGAAGGCGTCCATGCAGACCTGCAGAAACTGAACGCTGACATCAGCTCACCATCTGCATCATACATCCTGAAACTAGCCAACCGTCTTTATGGAGAAAACACTGCCCACTTCCTCCCA ACTTTCCTTGAAGCCACACAGAAGTACTACCAGGCAGACCTGAAGGCTGTGGACTTCATCGGAGCTCCAGAGGCGTGCAGAGCAGAGATCAACAGCTGGGTGGAGCAGCAGACAGAAA ATAAGATAAAAGAGCTTCTGAAGCCAGGAACAGTCAGCTCAGAGACCAAACTGGCTCTGGTCAATGCCATCTACTTCAAGGGAAACTGGAAGAGTCCCTTTGATAAGGCAGACACCAAAGAGATGCCCTTCAAAGTCAAACAG AATATGACCGTACCAGTCCAGATGATGTACCAGATGGAGACGCTGCCCTACAACCACATTCGTGACCATGGTCTGCAGATCCTGGAGCTGCCGTATGTGGATGAGGAGCTCAGCATGTTCATTCTGCTGCCTGACGAGTCCTCAGACGGCTCAGATGCTCTGCTGAAG CTGGAGAATGAGCTAACACAAGAGAGGCTGGACGAATGGACCAACAGGAACAACATGGACGTTGAGTCAGAAGTTTTCCTTCACCTGCCAAAGTTCAAGCTGGAGGAAGACTACGAGCTGAACGAGCCTCTCACTCAACTGGGCATGAAGGACGTGTTCTGTGGAGGAAGAGCTGACCTGTCTGGCATGAACGGTGAAGGGGGACTCTTCCTGTCTACGGTGGCCCACAAGGCCTTTGTGGAGGTGAACGAGGAGGgcacagaagctgctgcagccacaggTGGCATTGTGATGCTTTGTTCCATGCCGAGATTGGTGCAATTCACAGCAGATCaccccttcctcttcttcatcaggCACAATCAGACCAAGTCCATCCTGTTCCTTGGCAGATTCTCATCTCCTCAGTAA